Below is a genomic region from Rosa chinensis cultivar Old Blush chromosome 5, RchiOBHm-V2, whole genome shotgun sequence.
AAGTGAGCTTTAACTCAACAAGCTATGACAtattgattatttttttttttttcttaagagttattaatttgttttcttccGTAAAATCGCATTGATTGAAAGGGTCCCTGATAGCGGTAGCAAATAATTGTACATACCATTCAATCTTTAGGCCGCCATGGAAAGAATAATGAATAAGGAACCTCAATCAGTTGTCAAGTCCAGCAATGGTTGAGGATAACTCCAATTGGCATGTACAAGACATCTTTTGGTGAAAGCATTCAGCACAAACCCTTTCTGAAGTGAAAAAGATGTGCACGACAGCACGAGAAGCCCTTCTACACCATACCTTACTGTCGGACACAATTCATTATTCATTATAAACGTAAAACTTGTATGGATGATTCTAAACCTAGCTTATCAACACTTGGGGTTGGTAACTTGGTATAGTTTAGACTTTAGAATGAATTAAGTAGCTATGGTAGGTGAGCAAAGAAAATGTGACATACCACATGGTTATCTACGGCTCAAATTTTTCCACATAGAGGGAGTTAGTACTCTACTCTCGAATCGGAGTCTCGTGTTTGTCAATCTCTCTCCTACATTATTTTACTGAAAGTTCAGaaaattttttcttaattttaacTCTAATAAATTgcctaattttctttttttcatttcaaggaagtctttaatttcaattttcagtACCTATTCTAGTACCGGAAAGAGAGAATAGAAATAACGCAAAAACCTACATTTTTCTTCGGTTACTTCAAGCCATGAAAGTAAGAGAATGAAGTCTTATTGCAAAGTTTCAAAAGCCAGTCATTAATTAAAAGTTCATAGATTTACACAAGCCACAACATAACCATATTCATCCACTTTTGTCTCTGGAATtccacaaattcaaaatcaccCCACACATTACATCTGTTATGTCCTTGGCTTCATAACTATGGTGGAATGTTTCAAGATGTGCAGACTAAACTGTCCTCCTTTCTCTGTTGTGTCAAGCTGATTCTGTCCTGGAGGAGGCAAGAGCTCAAAGTTCTGGACCAAACGTCCTAAAGTAATCCCAAGGATCGGCAGTGCCAAAATAATGCCGGGACAACTCCTCCTGCCGACACCAAACGGAAGGTACCTGAAGTCATTGCCATTGGCCTCAACTTTGGACTCCTCTTCCAAAAACCTCTCGGGCCTAAACTCCTCTGGCTTCTTCCAGTGTGCAGGGTTGTTTGCTAGCCACCAAGCATTCACCAAGATCTTGCTCTCCGCAGGAATGTCAAAGCCTCCGAGCTTAGCATCATGGAGATTCATGTGTGGGACGAGGAGGGGGATTGCCATGCGAAGCCTTAGGGTTTCCTTGACCACGGCTTGAAGGTACGGCAGCTTATGAATTTCTGGTTCTGTGACTTGAACACCACGGCCGAGCACAGTGTCGAGCTCATCCCTCAGCTTCTTCTGGATTTCGGGGTGGTTCACAAGCTCGGCGATTCCCCACTCGATTGACCATAGTGTAGTCTCAATGGCTGTTTACAAAATTTGTAGAACGTTAGTTGTCGACAAACTTACCTCATATGTTAATAGATTCAAATAATATATTCTCGATGATAATGATTTATATTAATAGTACTACAACACAGCATTTTCATAATCATCATGTTGTTGTTGGTATGTCTATGTATGTGGCGGGGGTTGGTAAGAACAAAGCGTGTTGTATAAAAATATGAAGTTCATATTCTAGTGGATAAGTGGTTACCATGATCACACGGAACCGCAATAGAAAAGTTAGACGGAATCTATTGGAAGGTTAACCTAATCTTGAAAATGAAACATATCACTATATCAGACTCAGAGTGTTAAACTAATTAAAAAGCTACCTGGTGTTTCACCTATGTACCTAATCTGCAAAACGAAGAGCCTTAAGCAGCACAACTACTCAAACCAACAAGGGTTCGCTCATGATCGTTGATGTGCACTTTAAGCTTTGGCCTTTTCCTACTCAGATTCCGTGATTGTAAAAtcaaaaataagaaacaaacgATGTTTTTATAGAAACCGAAAAGCTTATCCTGAAACTGTTACATGACTTGCCTTGGGACAAACTGCACATGCAATTAATATTTTGGTCCACACGATAATACCTCTGACATAAATCGTCTCATTTTTAGGTTGCAAGTTGTAATTTTAAATGGTCTCTCATGCTCAAAAGGATTATGATTGGAGATCTTTTGCTTTTTTGAGAGTTGATATAGCTGTTATAAGTCTGGTAAGATCATGTTTTATCATttccttaaaaataaaaatctttcCCAGAATTGATCATTCCATTCTGTTTTTAGCTAAATGCAATTATCATTAATAGCGGCGCATCTTagaaatattggaatatatcaACATAAAACAGATAATAACATAAAGGAAGGATTTACGACTGAGACTTAGAGATTTGAGTAGAGTGGGTCCGACTTACCGGCAACGTTAATGTTCTCGACGATGTAAAGGACATTGTCCTCGTTGATCTCTCCTTTCTGCTGAGCGTCCAAGATGTGGTCAATGGCACACTTCAACCCTTCATTAGTTGTGGCTTGCGTGCTTGCAAGTTTCCTGTTAAACAATTGTTAGACTATGAATAGAAACTTTCACACGCGAAAATGGAAAGTCAAACAAGAAAAGTGATCCTGTCACCATTACATAGAACAAAAAAGAATCTTCTATACTAGAAACAGACAACTTTTTCATCTAAACTATTTTGTCGTACAATATAACTCACAGTCTTTCGGTTTTTCTAACAGTTCTAAAAACTTTCCCCTAATATAATTTCATGATTTGATCTAACGATGCATATGCAAGTAATACAAACGTAAGTAATAAAAACGTTCGTCATAAAGTAATATCGGCGGGTTTATTAACATTGATCCCGGGCCACAGAACCAAATCCATGATAAACAAATTCATGTGAAAAACTCCAAAACTGAAAGAGACCCATACCCAAAGGAAACTGAAAGAGATGAACTCTATTAGGTTCAAGTTTCAACACGGCAGCATGACGCTCAGAACAGTTCAGAAAGAAATGAATGATAGCAAAAGTCACAAGACATCCCAAAAAATAacgcagaaaagaaaaagaaataaattcaaTCAATTATTACGATCGACAGCGAACCACTTACTTTCTCTCGTCGACGAAATAGTCCTTGAAGAGCTTAATCCTCTTCTCCTTCACCTCCTTACAGATCTTCAAGTACCCCCTGAGGAATGGCCGGAGCACCGGAATGAAATCGCCGTAATTATACTCGAAGCTCTGCGCCAACCGGCTCCTCTCTCCATTCAAACCcttcaatttcacaaacagGGGATCCTCCTCGCTTTCAAATCTCCTGTCGAACATGATCCTGTACATGTTGTTGTACATCATCAGCTGTAGCCTCCTACGTAGCACCATCCCACTCGTGGCGGCCTCGGGGTGCTTGTTCTTGACGTCCTCCACCACCGCAGCCGCCTCGGCCTCCCAGCCGTGGCGGTACTGCTGCACCACCTTGTTGGTGAAAAACGGAACGGTCATTATGCGTCTCATTTTCCGCCAGTGCTCGCCGTAAACGGTGAACACCATGTCCTGTCCTTTGCCGGTGAAGATATCGAATACGACGTTTCGTGTTCGTGAACCGAACTCGACCCCCTGCGTGTGGAGGACCTCCTTGGCCAGGTCCGGCGACGACACGACTACGAGGTTGCGCTGCCCCATGCGGAGCATGAACACGTCGCCGAATTTCTTGGCCATGTCTGTCAGATTGCGGTGGTTGAGGTCATCGCCGACCTGGAGCCAGTTGCCGAACACCGGGACCGGCATCGGACCCGGAGGCAGCTTAAACTTCTTGCCTCGGAGCTTGGACACAACGATGGCGACCACGACGGCGACGAAGAGACCCATTAGGGTCTTCTCCAAGAGGAGGAGATCCATGGCGGTGTGTAGATAGAGAAAACAATGGTGGGAAGAGAAGAAGTGTGGGTTGTGTGAGTGAGCTGGTTTTGGAGGTTTGGTGGTTATTATGGGGGAGGTTTTATAGAGAGTTGACGGGTTTAAGGGGAGGGCGTTAGGTGAGTTGTGTGGCGATTGCGGGGGTGGGTGGAGCCGTAAAACGTGGATGGGATTTGACGGCGTTAAAGTTGGGTTTGACGGAGATGAGGGAGCGGGAGTAGGTGAACCTGGGGGGTTGGTGGAGGAGTGTTGTTTTTTTAGGATGTGGAGCCCAGTAGGAGTTTGTCTGTTGGTGAAGCCAGTGGAGTTGTGACACGTCAGCAGTTGGCGGTGTGGGAAAATGCAGCGGTTGCGGTTTGCATCGTGGGTGCTCGAGGATCGTTGTGCTGTGATGCTTCGCTGACCACCAAAATGTGGTTTTTtgtgaaaattttattttcaaacttaattgtgaaacaatttgtcagtagtgttcacctggtcagttgctgaccaaagaatttatgctcaataacccttagatttacatccaagggtggaaaataaaacacctcaacttaataataattctctctgccattggatttacatccaaaggtggttgagcattattttcttggtcaataactgaccacgTGATCATTTTCGATACACAATAAACAGTTTGTCTTCGCATGAATTTTGCAACTTGCATCTCTCTATTCTTAGGTAGTattgatattattattttttctggtGGAATGTGTAGCTGGTGTTAAATAGTGAAAATTCTagatcggttttttttttttttttttttgacagagtAATTTAATCCCAAAGTCAGAACGACACATACAAATAAACTCTATACCTTAAATCAGTGGTCAAGCAGGTAAGGGAATACGGGTACCATCCACTAGTACAATTATGGGTATTTGAATTTTTCGAGCCTACACAACTACAAATCTTAGCGTACACTAAGAAAACTATTTCGAATCTCCCTtcgtcaatgcactcaattgtggtactccagGAAATTCATTAACTTGGTGTAAGAAGAAACCATAGCAATATAGACTAAAGCCCACTAATAAAGCAGGCCTAAACTGGGCCAAAATCCACTACTTTCCCCAAACAAAACTAGGGAGTTATTCGAATTTAAaaaaaccttaaaaaaaaaccctaaagcccaaaagaaaaccctaacccAAGGTTTACCCGTGGCCCAGCCCATTCCAATCATCCCTTCCCTGTGCAGCACCACTGTACACACCAAAACTCGCCGCCAACTTCACGCCGCCGCAAGCAAGCCAGAGCCACGACGCCTGAAGGAACGATCACCAGAAAGCACCGATGAAGCCTGAGTAATCCAACCAAACTTGGATCGCCGTCTCAAGCCGCTATCAGCTCCCCCCGAAGTAGCCATCCCCGCCGCCAAAACCCACCTCACTCCGTGAATCGCCTCCCTCGAGATGATGTCTATGGCGTAGAGAAAAAAGATCCCGAACTACGCTGCCTCCACAGCAAACCTCAGGCCAGAAATCCCGAAGCCAATAGGGTACTAGCCCAAAACCATTCCCGTACGGCAAACAATACAACAACAG
It encodes:
- the LOC112164584 gene encoding trans-cinnamate 4-monooxygenase yields the protein MDLLLLEKTLMGLFVAVVVAIVVSKLRGKKFKLPPGPMPVPVFGNWLQVGDDLNHRNLTDMAKKFGDVFMLRMGQRNLVVVSSPDLAKEVLHTQGVEFGSRTRNVVFDIFTGKGQDMVFTVYGEHWRKMRRIMTVPFFTNKVVQQYRHGWEAEAAAVVEDVKNKHPEAATSGMVLRRRLQLMMYNNMYRIMFDRRFESEEDPLFVKLKGLNGERSRLAQSFEYNYGDFIPVLRPFLRGYLKICKEVKEKRIKLFKDYFVDERKKLASTQATTNEGLKCAIDHILDAQQKGEINEDNVLYIVENINVAAIETTLWSIEWGIAELVNHPEIQKKLRDELDTVLGRGVQVTEPEIHKLPYLQAVVKETLRLRMAIPLLVPHMNLHDAKLGGFDIPAESKILVNAWWLANNPAHWKKPEEFRPERFLEEESKVEANGNDFRYLPFGVGRRSCPGIILALPILGITLGRLVQNFELLPPPGQNQLDTTEKGGQFSLHILKHSTIVMKPRT